One segment of Sandaracinaceae bacterium DNA contains the following:
- a CDS encoding TIGR00266 family protein, producing the protein MQAQAAQPSGGQPAAGNLSTGVAHEITHGPSFAMLRVDLQPGQTLVAEAGSMVARHQHVGMEVKMNAGRSAGLWAMMKAFVIAVIRKLVGGETFFVNHFTVPQPGSVWVAPTMSGQVTHRRLAGETLTLSSGAYVASVGDVDMKMKFGGLRSMLAKEGAFFLQVGGHGDLWFNSYGGIEAIDVDGPYIVDNGHLVGFEGNLRFDIKGAGGGLMGLMASGEGLVCEFNGQGRVYIQSRNPATLVDWLTRIMPG; encoded by the coding sequence ATGCAAGCGCAAGCAGCTCAGCCCTCTGGGGGCCAGCCCGCGGCGGGCAACCTTTCGACGGGCGTCGCGCACGAGATCACCCACGGGCCTTCCTTCGCCATGCTCCGCGTGGACCTGCAGCCGGGTCAGACGCTGGTGGCCGAGGCCGGCTCGATGGTGGCGCGCCACCAGCACGTGGGCATGGAAGTGAAGATGAACGCGGGCCGCAGCGCCGGGCTGTGGGCGATGATGAAGGCCTTCGTCATCGCGGTGATCCGCAAGCTGGTCGGCGGCGAGACCTTCTTCGTCAACCACTTCACCGTCCCGCAGCCGGGCAGCGTGTGGGTGGCGCCGACGATGAGCGGGCAGGTCACGCACCGCCGGCTCGCCGGGGAGACGCTCACCCTCTCGAGCGGCGCCTACGTCGCGTCGGTCGGTGACGTCGACATGAAGATGAAGTTCGGCGGCCTCCGGTCGATGCTCGCCAAGGAGGGGGCGTTCTTCCTCCAGGTCGGCGGGCACGGCGACCTCTGGTTCAACAGCTACGGGGGCATCGAGGCCATCGACGTCGACGGGCCGTACATCGTCGACAACGGCCACCTCGTCGGCTTCGAGGGCAACCTGCGCTTCGACATCAAGGGCGCGGGCGGCGGGCTGATGGGCCTGATGGCGTCCGGCGAGGGCCTCGTCTGCGAGTTCAACGGGCAGGGCCGCGTGTACATCCAGTCGCGCAACCCCGCGACGCTCGTGGACTGGCTCACGCGGATCATGCCGGGCTGA
- a CDS encoding TIGR00266 family protein gives MPQIDIGYRPAHSLAKVTLQADESIVAESGAMVGMSTNVQMQTQSQGGLMGGLKRMFGGESFFRNTFTAQNGPGEVLLAQALCGDMAVLPMTPQGYYIQSSAYVASTPDVEVTTKTGGFKGFFSGAGVFILQATSPQPDHGQLVVGAFGGLEPLTCDGNMVIDTGHLVAWDASLQYSIGKSGAGWIASWLSGEGLVCHFSGQGRIWIQSRNPGEYGQSVGSMLPPRKG, from the coding sequence GTGCCGCAGATCGACATCGGATACCGCCCCGCGCACTCGCTCGCCAAGGTCACGCTGCAGGCCGACGAGTCCATCGTCGCCGAGTCCGGCGCCATGGTCGGCATGAGCACCAACGTGCAGATGCAGACCCAGTCGCAGGGCGGCCTCATGGGTGGGCTCAAGCGCATGTTCGGCGGCGAGTCCTTCTTCCGCAACACGTTCACCGCGCAGAACGGGCCGGGCGAGGTGCTCCTGGCCCAGGCGCTCTGCGGGGACATGGCCGTCCTGCCGATGACGCCGCAGGGCTACTACATCCAGAGCTCGGCCTACGTCGCCTCCACACCCGACGTGGAGGTCACCACCAAGACCGGCGGCTTCAAGGGCTTCTTCAGCGGCGCCGGCGTCTTCATCCTCCAGGCGACGTCGCCGCAGCCCGATCACGGGCAGCTCGTCGTCGGCGCCTTCGGCGGGCTCGAGCCGCTCACCTGCGACGGCAACATGGTCATCGACACCGGTCACCTCGTCGCGTGGGACGCGAGCCTCCAGTACTCCATCGGCAAGAGCGGCGCGGGCTGGATCGCCTCGTGGCTCTCGGGAGAGGGCCTGGTCTGTCACTTCAGCGGCCAGGGCCGCATCTGGATCCAGTCGCGCAACCCGGGCGAGTACGGCCAGTCGGTCGGCTCGATGCTCCCGCCGAGGAAGGGCTAG
- a CDS encoding TIGR00266 family protein, translating into MRYEMKDKPDFTMVKFTFDQPGEQVVVESAAMVARSSSMRMETNMRGGMLAAAKRKLMGGESLFQNTFTSSAPGETLYVAPAPEGDVEALELDGSTPIMMSSGAYLCSSPTVQLDTKWGGAKGFFSGTGMFLLKAEGTGPVFFSCYGGIHAVDVGPGGYICDTSHVVAFTGGLQYDVQKIGGIKSLFFSGEGLVCNFQGQGRLWISTRNPSSLASFIQPYRPVQRSN; encoded by the coding sequence GTGCGCTACGAGATGAAAGACAAGCCCGACTTCACGATGGTGAAGTTCACCTTCGACCAGCCGGGGGAGCAGGTCGTGGTCGAGTCGGCGGCGATGGTCGCGCGCTCGAGCAGCATGCGCATGGAGACGAACATGCGCGGCGGCATGCTCGCGGCGGCCAAGCGAAAGCTCATGGGGGGCGAGAGCCTCTTCCAGAACACCTTCACCTCCAGCGCGCCCGGCGAGACCCTCTACGTCGCGCCCGCGCCCGAGGGGGACGTCGAGGCGCTCGAGCTCGACGGCTCCACCCCGATCATGATGAGCAGCGGCGCCTACCTCTGCTCTTCACCGACCGTGCAGCTCGACACGAAGTGGGGCGGCGCGAAGGGCTTCTTCAGCGGCACCGGCATGTTCCTCCTCAAGGCAGAGGGCACGGGGCCGGTCTTCTTCTCCTGTTATGGCGGCATACACGCGGTCGACGTCGGACCCGGCGGCTACATCTGTGACACCAGCCACGTCGTCGCCTTCACGGGCGGCCTGCAGTACGACGTGCAGAAGATCGGCGGCATCAAGAGCCTGTTCTTCAGCGGCGAGGGGCTGGTGTGCAACTTCCAGGGCCAGGGCCGGCTCTGGATCTCGACCCGCAACCCGTCCTCGCTCGCGTCGTTCATCCAGCCGTATCGACCGGTGCAGCGCTCGAACTGA